The Myripristis murdjan chromosome 17, fMyrMur1.1, whole genome shotgun sequence DNA segment TAAAGGCTGTCTGACAGAAAGCATCAGGCTAGTTTTACATTACCCTGATGGGAATACCCAaagcagagacaggaaagaagTGGCAGGACTCCAAATTTTGACCTTTACTTTTAAGCCTACTGGGGTCATAATTCTTGGGCAGCATTTGTACGCAACTTCCAACCAATGTGCCAACTTTCATCTTTCTACCATTTACCCTTTCACGAGAATTTGCAGAAACATTTCTGAGAAGAAATAATGATAAACCAGCACAAATACAAGAGGGTACATATTATCAGGGgttcaacaacaataacaagaacATTAATatgaatactactactactaataatgataataatgtttaCATTAGCCTCTGGCAGAGCTCATGTTACTGACCAAAATAACTGACAAGTCATTTTTACTTCTTGCTCTAAATCTATATTGTCTTTGATTTAATGATCTAAGTGAACTAATAAGTGGAACATTCATATCCTTTGCACAGCTATTGCAAAGACATGGACTAGAAAATAAGGGtattttttggaaatatttgcAAATTAGAAATGATCACCAAGGGACAATTTTCATGAGAAAACCCAGTGATTGAGTTTTTGGAATTGCCAGGTATAGTGCATAAAGCATCTGTGTTCTACAGTATTTTTAATGGGTGGCAGAAAGACATTTGTAAAAGTCTGAGGGTCATTTGGCAGAGGGACTTAGGGGGTGAATTGAAGGAGGAGGATTGATTGGTTGGCAAAACATAAGAGAAGCTAGAGGGAAATATACTCACTATAAATTAGTACACATACAATTTTACACCCTCCAGACTACATGGGACAGGCTTAATATCAGATCTCTGTTGGAagtgcaaaacagaaaagtggACACTATTACATGTACTTTGGGATTGTAAATTGGTCTATCCATTTTGGGGGAAAAGTAATAGAATATATAGGAGATTTGCATATGTAGGAATATATAGGAGAATGGCTTGACACAGAGATACCCATGTCACCAAGACTATGTCTTTTGGGGGATCAAACACAAGCGCCTGGGATATCAAAATATGACTTTACAGTGATAAAAGTAGGAATGATCGCAGCTGCACAAATCACCCTTAGATTATGGAAAAGCACATCATCTCTGGATCCTAAACAGTGGGTTGAATCTATGGCAGAAATAGTGTCATATGAGCGGATGTTAGCAAGGGTAAATAATGAAGGGGAGAATGCTAAGATGTCATGGGACTGTTTTCTTGTTCATAGCATAATTGTTAGGACACGGAGATGATGACAAGGTATTGCTGTGACTCATATATGTTTTGTGCCAATTACGCATCTTGtattatgtgatgtttttatatatttacaatgtGCCAAATGATGTTGTATGTTTGTGCtgtccatgtgtatgtgttcaataaaaactttgattacaaaaaaaataaaagtgtggtGAAAAATCTAGTAAGTAAATGACAATTCATATAGCataaatcctgctgatttgcagacatttatcttttttttttaaaattgttttcatttcctattGCTACGTGTGTTGATGTGCTGCGGCTGAAAAGTATAAATGATGATCATAATAAAGAGATGTTTTTCAATGAACTGGAGGAAAAATATGTCCAGTGACTTTTATTCCCTCACAGCTTGGCTCTATGGCACCAGTACTAACACCACAGTACATAACTCATAATACAATGATCATGATAGGACTTCACATTTTCCATTATTCGATTGCTGTTTGTGATATGGTGCCTGCCCTGTCGGCAACAAGCTACCTGGTGCTTTTTGTATACTGGTATActctggtttgttttttctcgCTTGTGCCGTGGAATCAGTGCTTAGAGCACAATAACCGTACGTGTTATGCTGGGACTAACAGTGCGTACATGTGGACTGTTATGGCTTTTTGAGTGGATTGGATTAGTTTGTACAGAGGGACAAGGCCTAGGGGTGACTGGTCCAGCAGCGGAGGTATCCTACAGCCTGGGGGAGCTATACAGCATTTGAGATACTATTGTGAACTTTGCTGTTCACCCTTGCTTGGATTTACCTCCAGAAATGAAGCGGTGGAAAAATGCCCGGCGGAGCGGCATTAGAGTGAAGAACAGGCTTAGAAAGCACAAGCTTGTCCTACCATCTGTGGTTATGGGCAACGTGCGCTCCATTGTCAACAAAGTTGATGAACTTGCAGCGCTTGTGAAGTATGACCGCCTGCATAGGCAGTGCAGTCTACTTTGTTTTACGGAGTCATGGCTGAACGATAACGTTACTGCCACATAGACCAACATGGATGGCTTCACCTTGATCCGACAGGATAGAGACCCAATGAAGGCTGGCAAGAAAGCAGGAGGAGGGGTGTGCATCTATCTCAATGAACAGTGGTGCTACCCGGTGCATATCACCgagaagcagtgtgtgtgatcagaACACTGAACTGCTAGTGGTAAGCTGCAGGCCATATTATCTCCCTCGTGAATTCTCCAgtattattgtcatcattgcGTATGTTCCACCATCTGCCAATGGTAAACTGGTGACTGATTCAATAGTTAAAGTGGCCCACGAACTCCAAAGTCACACACCGGACGCTCTCGTGATAATTAATGACGATTTCAACGACTGCACCCTCTCCACTACACTGCCATCATTTAGGCAGTTTGTCACCTGCCCGACGAGATGCAATAAAAccattgatttgttttatgcTATGCCATAACTTGATGCTCCTCTCAACTAAATACACCACGCTGGCCAATAAACAGCctataacaacaaaaaaaagtgcatgcatGGTCTGAGGAGACCTGCCACAGGTTATAGGCCTGTTTTGAGTGTACAGACTGGTCTGTGTTCTATGGAGATAACCCAAATGGAGCAGATACTGTGGCTGACTATTTTACAGAATGTTAAATTTTGTACTGATATGATCATCCCATGTAAAACTATCAAACTGTTTTTGAACAATAAACCATGGGTCACAAGAGATATAAAAGATGCTATTAATGACAAGAAAGCTGCCTTTATGAGTAAAGACAGGGACAGAATAAAGATGGCACAGAAAAAGCTTAAGGCTGCCATTAGGTGGGGAAAGAACATCTATAAGGATACGGTTGAGAATAAGCTACAGGAGTGTGATACCAAAGGCTTGTGGAAGAGCTTAAAGTCAATAACAGGGTATGGTCCTGGCGGTAGTAGCTTGACTGAGGGAATATTTACTCCAGATAAGGCAAATAATTTCTATGCCAGGTTCGATCCCACAGTTAACTTACTTAATCATTTATCAATCCAACCCACCCTTTCCCTACCTGAGCTTGGGAGTTGTTCTTCTCCATGTCACTCACAGCTCAAGAGGCTCTATATTAATAAGACCCCTGGTCAAGATGGAATTATACCAAGGGTCCTTAAAGTTTGTGCTGATCAGCTGTGTGAAATGCTCCATTACATGTTCAccctgtcattgtgtgtgtctaaaaTAGCAGCTATATGGAAAACATCTTGCATAGTATTGGTCCCTAAGAAACCTAATGCCGAGGCGCTCAAAGACCTAAGGCCTGTTGCTCTTACATCTCatgtgatgaaatgttttgagagGACTGTGCTGGGGCATTTAAAGACACAGGTCAGTGCTTTCCAGGATCCTCTTCAATTTGCTTACAGGGAGGGTGTTAGTACAGATGATGCTCTTATATTCCTACTGCACTTGGAGCAGTCAGCGGCATCCGTGAGAAtaatgttttttgatttttctagCGCTTTTAATACTGTTCAATCTCATATTATCACTTTTCAGTTTGAACCTCAATCAATCAACCATTGCTTGGATAACAGACTACCTGACTGGCAGACCTCAATATGTGAGGCAACAGTTGAGGGCCTCCTGACCTACTGCTGCACTGTTTGGTTTGCCAACTGCACAGTGGAGGACAAGAAGGATCTGCACTGGGTAGTGAGGATGACAGAGAGACTGACTGGCACCACATCGCCCTccctcagtgacagcagcatttAAAAGACCCCACCTGCCCGGATATAAGCTGTTTACCCTCCTTCCCTCAGGAAAGAGGTACAGgacaattaaaacacacacaaatagacaccAGAACAGAACAGTTTCCGTACAGTATGGGTATGAGGTTGATAGATTTGTGAATTGGTGTGAGGAAGCCCATCTCATTCTTAATgttgaaaagacaaaagagctCATCATTGATTTTAGAAGGGAAAAGGCTGTGGCAGCCCCTTTACTGATTAAGGGCCAGTCTGTCCATTCCAGTCCATTCTAAACTGGACTGGAAGGAGAACAGTCATGTTGTTTTTAAGAAGGCTCAGTCTCAACTGTTTTTCCTAAGAAAACTGAGACCTTTTGATGTTAGCAGGCCTACCCTGACTGTCTTTTGCCATGGTATTCTGTCAAGTGTGCTGTTCTacgctgctgtgtgctggggTGGCAGTCTGAGGAACAGAATTAACAAACTTGTTAGGAAAGCAGGTTCCATTATTGGTAGTAGCCCTAGCTCTTTGGATGAAATTCTGGAGCAGAGATCCATTAAGAAACTCAGAAATGTCTTGTCTAGGGATGATCATCCCTAgcacagtgtgttttctttgagtGGAAGAAGTGAAGGCTACTTGCACCTAGATGTATGACAGAGAGGTTTAGGTCAATTGTTCCTTCAGCCGTCAGATACTTTAATAAGAACTGTtgattgctgctgtttttattcttatttattaattattagtagtactattgctgttggtgttgttgtttttgcttgaaCAATTGAATGTTATGTGACTTGAATTGCCAGGAGTGGCACAGACTGGTGCCTGCtctgtactgtatattgcaGTTTACACACAtgtattttgcaattttgcactttcctagacttttttttaatgattattgtgCTCTCTCAGTGTTATGCCTGGTGCAGATCGTTTAGTTTTGTATGCAGTCTGTTGTCTTGTGCCCTGTCACATTGCCACTGTCTTGTTGGTGCATGTTAAGCCTGGTAGCAAACTAATTTCCCctttggggattaataaagtgcaTCTTATCCTATCCTTATGAAATATCGTAAGTCTTAGTTACCGATGGAGCTGTTTCACAGGGAGACGTTTCTTCAGCAGGAGGAATctgcaaaattcacatcaggagGATGAGCTGTTAGTtctacagattacagattacccTGCAAATTAGGATATGCCTGTCCAATCctgacactgaaacacaggaataaacaacaacaacataggACTGCACATCTTTAACATGAGTACCTAATATTAAATGTGTTAACGAGTTTCTGAGTGACAAAAATTTTTCTtaatctttatttctttttggtacaaaacaaaaagtagataaaatgaacatttttttttccaaagcattaaaggcacaaaataaataaacaataaaataaaactgtcaacAGACAGTTTAACAGACAATTAACATAAACAATGTAGAAAGAAGATAAGCTGTGTcatcacattttttcatttcttctctctACAGATACTGTGAGAACTTTAATTGATCTAAGTTTcacttaaaaatgaaatttgcATCTTATGAAAACTGAATGCAAGTTGTCAGAGactaaatgaaaatgtacttgtGATGATCTTCATCTTGAGGTGAACTGAACTCACCTGATCAGGCTCCACCCCCTCGGTGGCAGCAGACTCCACTGGCGACCCCGCAGTCGACTGGAAAAAGACAGAATCATGTTAATGCCTGCTGGAGATCTGCTCTCTTttggtttaatttaatttttttgttgttgttgttgttcacatCTGGAACTTTCTGAACACCGAGCAGCTCTGCCACTACTGGGcttcacacataaaaataaaatcaataacaaCGATGAAATCAGTGAAGAGAGCTGGATCCCACAAGCTGCTGAGATGGTGACTATACTGACAGCTTCATGTAGCCACGCCCCTTTCTGAGAGCCACGCCCCCATTGGAAGCCACAGCCAACTCTGTCATATTTGCCAGAAGTGACAGAGACTGTAATCCCATCTGAACATTACAGACATCCCAGGTTTGAATTGAAGCTCAACTCAAGGATCCCAAGACAAacaggaagatgatgatgatgatgatgaggatgatgaggaggatgatgatgatgatgataaagaggaggatgaggatgaggaggatgatgatgacgagaaggaagaggatgatgctgaggaggaggaggatgatgatgatgatgacgatgatgaggatgatCATGAGGATGAGGCGGATGATGATGGTGAATATAAGGCGTAAGGGGATAATGACAATCATGCCATTGATGCTGATAACAATGTATGTGATAAGACGCTGATGAAGAGCAGTATGACaagctgatgatgtcatcaacaTGGCCACTCACAGCAGGCTTTTCCTCGCGCTCAGCTGCCTCGCcaacagggggcgctgcaggctCCTCTGAAGACTCGGCGGTTTTAGGAGCCTCGGCACTCGCCTCATTCTTTTCCAAACAGGTAAGGAAACATGGCGGTGAACTAATGTTCAGTATGAAgtgtaaaaacatttaaaagaccCAGAAACCCAGAAGGTCCTTTgggctttttcctctttttgtcttttacttcCTGTCTTTTATGGCACTGCAGTGTCACTTTTTTATATCACAAACCAGAGACAATTAAATTTTTACAGCCACAGAAACCCACTGATCATTTTTTATTCTAAATTCTATTAAATGGATGTTAGAAAATCCTAAAAGGTGTACACAACTTTAGGTGTTCTTAATTTTCCTTGTCCAGCATGTTGAATCTGTGCTCTGTCTGGAACcacattaaatcattttttaatgaattttagtCCTGACTGATCAACCCTCCTGCAACTGTGTACATCATCTACATCAATGCAATAGTTTTCCTGCTCACTATAATGCCATAAATATGTTTCCTAACATGTCTCCATGTCACCTTCATCACAGTTTCTCCATTTAACTTTTAGAGCACAAATTTACCAAAACATGGTCATGATTTCATGGATTCAGAGCTTGTAAAGTCAAATTGAcagcacaaaaactgaattGTGTGTATGAATTAGCATTTTGTGACCTCAATTTAGCAATTTCTGTAATCATGTgatctcaaaataaaaaaaataaaataaaataaaaaatacatggcCTCTGTGAtggctgacaaaaacaaagtaaaacaaacaaaatccatGAATAATCTTCAGCTGGTTAATTTAAAACTGTAAGTCAGCAAAACAAGTTGGTATGAGGAATTAATTACAATTTACAAACTGTCTCAAAATGACTGATGATGCTTTTCTCCACTTGTTATCAATGTCCTAACCAAAATCCTACACTGTTGAAATGTAAATGCTTGTAATGTAttagtttgtgtatttgtacttAGAAAgtacaaaaatcaaaaacagacaaagtgcAAGTTACGATAAGCATATACATAAAGTACACCTgcacaaaataaagataaaaataccAGAATGATGAACGCAAACACAGAAGAACAAGTTTGCATAAGAACTTATGAATGATTACATGTCATGTGCTCATGTCAACTgtaataagataagataacactttatttatccccataGGGGAAATTCTGGAAtatactactaatgctactaatGATACTCAAAAGCCATTGAGtataaattaatgaattcatACACTCACCATCTTatcaaaatcagcaaaaaatgaTGGAGTGGCTGCATCCTTCAGagtgcatatttaaaaaaaaaaatccaagaggCAAAGTCAtaaaatgacattatttttggcatgaacagacaaataatataaaCAGAAATATGGGCAACCATTGGCAAAAAGGGCAGGTGACCTCATATCGGTGACACCAACATCTTGTACTTAAGTGACAGTTGATGGCCCTCAGAGGCCCGAGCTGCATCTCCCTCAATAATAACATTAAACTAAGTTAAGAAAACTTTGACTGGATGACCCTAAAAGTGTTACTAAAGTCAATATCTTCACAAGCTTACAGGTCAAATTTAATTGCATATAGCCTACATCtttataaatatttcatctctACAAtagaacagatttttttaaaaatcaccacATTACCTGTGAAAATCCGTTGAATGCATTGGTCACCTgtaccaaatcacacacaaaaacaaatcagcatTGAAAGCCattctgcaaaataaatgtaacgTAATTACATGTTGTAAAATCAGATGTgcatttctgaaaatgaaactatGAAACTGACAAGCAGACAAAGCAagcaagaggagagacagggaagaggGGTCGGGGTCTGCGGAGTGTTAGGGTACAGGTGGGGCTGCAGGACAGCTGGTTCAGTATTTTGTTGTTCAAACTGTGGGAAGGTAAAAAGGACaggggattttgttttttctagtCTACTCTACACTACTCTACTACATAAAAAAGGGGACGGAGTGAAGTACCTCTTCCTTTTCTGTATCTAGCTCTTGGTACAACTTTCCAAATCTCCGGTTTGCAGCTTCATCTTCGGACATGTCTGAATTTTCAGGGTCTTTGTGAGCTCTGGGGATGCTtttgtctttcactctctcttctgGTTCTGCACCAGAGAAGGAGGCAAAGTCTTCCTGACTGACTGTAGAGAAGAAACCGCTGCTGTCACTGACTTCCTGCCAGGACCCAGCATTAGAGGCATCCCCAGTCTCTGAAGAGGctgctgggaaactgttgaCAAAAAGGTTGTCTCCCCACCCTGTTCCTTCTGCAGCAGGTGTTTGAGCAAAGGGATCTGTGGTGAAGCTGACCACAAACCCACCATCCTCTGAGGCCTCCCCAAATGGATCAGACTTGAAACCACCCCCTGTGTCTCCAAGCTGCTTCTCTTCAAAAGGATCTAAGTTAAACCCTACTACTTCCTGTGTTTCTGCAAAGGGATCTGATGTAAATACACTTTCCTCTACTGCCCCTTCACTTTCTGCAAAAGGATCTTTGTCAAAACCCCCTCCCTCGTGAATGTCCATATTAAGCCCTCCTCCCTCAGAACTTTCTGCAAAGCCAGAGAGGCTCTCAGTCAAGGTGTTAGATGTGAAAGCAATTGCACTTTCTTGTCCAGGTGAACCTTGATGAGCTGAAGCACTTAGATTTGAGTTGTCAGTACTGCTCCGTTGCTCTGGTGCATCTTTCCCTGCTGGATCAGGCCAACATGCCGCAAAGGCATCAAACTGTGCATCGTTACTAGCCAAATCCACAAAGCCTCCTTGTGCAGGTTCAGTGGCAGTcatgtgctgatttttttcagatgcAAGTTCATCATCAGCACTTGCCCAGCCACCACCTTGGCCTCCATCAGCCCACTCTTCACAGGTCTCATATTCAGAGGCAGAACCCTCTGGAGACCTAGACCACCTGTCTCTTCCGCCCTCTGTCATATCCTCAATCTGCTCGCCATATTCATTGGTGAATATTAAACCTGGGGTAGACTTCCGGCGATTCTCCCACCCCGGCTCATCTCGCCCTGAATCTGCCTGCCCTGTCCACACCTCCCCATcctctgactctgcctcaggtggctgctgctcctccacccGTTGTATGGCTTTGTCACCAAAatgaaggttagggttagtttggGAGTTGGGGTCCGAGCTGCTAACCTCATTTGCAGCTGGTGTGGCTGTCTCACTGTCCTGTGGCTGTGGGGGCATGGCTGTGTCCCCCACTTGCTCCCCGCCATCTGTTGGGGGCCAGGCTTCAGCCACTTCCTGCCCTGTGGCAGGGGCCTCTGGGGCCGTTGAGGCAGTGTCTCCGTTTTCTGGCGCTGAGCCAAAGTCGGCAGACCAGTCAGCAACGAAGCCAGCGTCTGTGGCCTGCTCAGGAAATGCAGGGAATGAAGGGTTAAAGCTGGGAGCCCCTTCCTCAACACCCACAGTACCCGGAGACCCAGAGTCTGGCTGGAGGGCCAGTGCATGGCGGTAAGATgaagaaaagtaaaaagggTTTATTCTGACACAAAGATAATAAGACTGACAGTAACAAATTAAGACTAGGGATGTACAAATCAGGGTCAAATGTGGCTAATTTGTGAGAAATGAAGTGGGCAATTCTGCTGTGATGAAAGAGTTAATACATTCATGCAATGAAGAGCATGAATGCACTTAATATGGGAAGTGTGTTCAAGGTTAACAAATGTTCTGCATCAGTATCAGTAAACTTGAGAAACTCTATGAATCCTCCTATAACAACAGTGTGCTGAGGCTAGCAAAGAATATTACCTCTAACTGTAGACATCCGTTAAATGGGGAATATGAGCTTATGCCCTCACAAAGAAGATATAGTGTACCGGGCTTCAGCAAGGTTAGACTGAAGAAGTCATTTGTACACCAGTCAGTcctaaaactaaatcaaactcTGAACCACTGATCAAGAGAAAATGTTGATTATGCGTCTGTCTTGCATGTGTCTGCTATGGACTGTATTTATAGtacatgtgtgtctgctttatgtgctgcatgtgcttggcacttttttgtgctctatgttgctttctgttgcttTATGTGATTATGTCTGCATACAGGTGCTGTGTCGTACAACCAATTTCAGTACCACTGACCATAAAGTTgtattgtatcgtatcgtattgtATCGTAACTAGCTAGTCATTGTGATGATAATATTGAGAGGCAGGTGATTTAATAACGTTTACTTACAGGCTGCGCTGGTTGG contains these protein-coding regions:
- the amph gene encoding amphiphysin isoform X2; the encoded protein is MADIKTGIFAKNVQKRLNRAQEKVLQKLGKADETKDEQFEQIVINFKRQEFEGSRLQREMKAYMTAIKGMQQASINLTESLHEVYEPDWHGKDDVMIIGKDCDALWEDFHNKLVDSTLLNLDGYLLQFPDLKNRVAKRSRKLIDYDSARHHLETLQASGIRNDRKMMKAEDELKKAQKVFDELNVGLQDELPTLWDSRVGFYITTFKSVTSLEARFHREISLLCKQLYEVMTKLSEQHSDKMFTIQGAPSDSGPLRLARTPSPPDDETPPESPDASSNHMLRPVSPGPPRPKSPSQGPPVPPPPKVTPTKEVAQEQIIDLFGGEFLPAPSPSQPNERPGESLLDLDFDAFQPDESVSPIPQTALPWDVWSGNAQPAQPPDSGSPGTVGVEEGAPSFNPSFPAFPEQATDAGFVADWSADFGSAPENGDTASTAPEAPATGQEVAEAWPPTDGGEQVGDTAMPPQPQDSETATPAANEVSSSDPNSQTNPNLHFGDKAIQRVEEQQPPEAESEDGEVWTGQADSGRDEPGWENRRKSTPGLIFTNEYGEQIEDMTEGGRDRWSRSPEGSASEYETCEEWADGGQGGGWASADDELASEKNQHMTATEPAQGGFVDLASNDAQFDAFAACWPDPAGKDAPEQRSSTDNSNLSASAHQGSPGQESAIAFTSNTLTESLSGFAESSEGGGLNMDIHEGGGFDKDPFAESEGAVEESVFTSDPFAETQEVVGFNLDPFEEKQLGDTGGGFKSDPFGEASEDGGFVVSFTTDPFAQTPAAEGTGWGDNLFVNSFPAASSETGDASNAGSWQEVSDSSGFFSTVSQEDFASFSGAEPEERVKDKSIPRAHKDPENSDMSEDEAANRRFGKLYQELDTEKEEVTNAFNGFSQDAATPSFFADFDKMNEASAEAPKTAESSEEPAAPPVGEAAEREEKPASTAGSPVESAATEGVEPDQIPPAEETSPCETAPSESVKTPEERKESPVDEVSASADVTQSPQEETLEKMPIPSVVIEPASSNEGDDDRDADIISPTAVSDNGVTPEHQVVKDVPSSGSLPDGFMYKVETMHDFEAANSDELELKRGDVVLVVPTVSAEDQDAGWLTGIKESDWLTLGIGAQSGLFPDNFVQRLE
- the amph gene encoding amphiphysin isoform X1; amino-acid sequence: MADIKTGIFAKNVQKRLNRAQEKVLQKLGKADETKDEQFEQIVINFKRQEFEGSRLQREMKAYMTAIKGMQQASINLTESLHEVYEPDWHGKDDVMIIGKDCDALWEDFHNKLVDSTLLNLDGYLLQFPDLKNRVAKRSRKLIDYDSARHHLETLQASGIRNDRKMMKAEDELKKAQKVFDELNVGLQDELPTLWDSRVGFYITTFKSVTSLEARFHREISLLCKQLYEVMTKLSEQHSDKMFTIQGAPSDSGPLRLARTPSPPDDETPPESPDASSNHMLRPVSPGPPRPKSPSQLKKGPPVPPPPKVTPTKEVAQEQIIDLFGGEFLPAPSPSQPNERPGESLLDLDFDAFQPDESVSPIPQTALPWDVWSGNAQPAQPPDSGSPGTVGVEEGAPSFNPSFPAFPEQATDAGFVADWSADFGSAPENGDTASTAPEAPATGQEVAEAWPPTDGGEQVGDTAMPPQPQDSETATPAANEVSSSDPNSQTNPNLHFGDKAIQRVEEQQPPEAESEDGEVWTGQADSGRDEPGWENRRKSTPGLIFTNEYGEQIEDMTEGGRDRWSRSPEGSASEYETCEEWADGGQGGGWASADDELASEKNQHMTATEPAQGGFVDLASNDAQFDAFAACWPDPAGKDAPEQRSSTDNSNLSASAHQGSPGQESAIAFTSNTLTESLSGFAESSEGGGLNMDIHEGGGFDKDPFAESEGAVEESVFTSDPFAETQEVVGFNLDPFEEKQLGDTGGGFKSDPFGEASEDGGFVVSFTTDPFAQTPAAEGTGWGDNLFVNSFPAASSETGDASNAGSWQEVSDSSGFFSTVSQEDFASFSGAEPEERVKDKSIPRAHKDPENSDMSEDEAANRRFGKLYQELDTEKEEVTNAFNGFSQDAATPSFFADFDKMNEASAEAPKTAESSEEPAAPPVGEAAEREEKPASTAGSPVESAATEGVEPDQIPPAEETSPCETAPSESVKTPEERKESPVDEVSASADVTQSPQEETLEKMPIPSVVIEPASSNEGDDDRDADIISPTAVSDNGVTPEHQVVKDVPSSGSLPDGFMYKVETMHDFEAANSDELELKRGDVVLVVPTVSAEDQDAGWLTGIKESDWLTLGIGAQSGLFPDNFVQRLE
- the amph gene encoding amphiphysin isoform X5; translation: MADIKTGIFAKNVQKRLNRAQEKVLQKLGKADETKDEQFEQIVINFKRQEFEGSRLQREMKAYMTAIKGMQQASINLTESLHEVYEPDWHGKDDVMIIGKDCDALWEDFHNKLVDSTLLNLDGYLLQFPDLKNRVAKRSRKLIDYDSARHHLETLQASGIRNDRKMMKAEDELKKAQKVFDELNVGLQDELPTLWDSRVGFYITTFKSVTSLEARFHREISLLCKQLYEVMTKLSEQHSDKMFTIQGAPSDSGPLRLARTPSPPDDETPPESPDASSNHMLRPVSPGPPRPKSPSQLKKGPPVPPPPKVTPTKEVAQEQIIDLFGGEFLPAPSPSQPNERPGESLLDLDFDAFQPDESVSPIPQTALPWDVWSGNAQPAQPPDSGSPGTVGVEEGAPSFNPSFPAFPEQATDAGFVADWSADFGSAPENGDTASTAPEAPATGQEVAEAWPPTDGGEQVGDTAMPPQPQDSETATPAANEVSSSDPNSQTNPNLHFGDKAIQRVEEQQPPEAESEDGEVWTGQADSGRDEPGWENRRKSTPGLIFTNEYGEQIEDMTEGGRDRWSRSPEGSASEYETCEEWADGGQGGGWASADDELASEKNQHMTATEPAQGGFVDLASNDAQFDAFAACWPDPAGKDAPEQRSSTDNSNLSASAHQGSPGQESAIAFTSNTLTESLSGFAESSEGGGLNMDIHEGGGFDKDPFAESEGAVEESVFTSDPFAETQEVVGFNLDPFEEKQLGDTGGGFKSDPFGEASEDGGFVVSFTTDPFAQTPAAEGTGWGDNLFVNSFPAASSETGDASNAGSWQEVSDSSGFFSTVSQEDFASFSGAEPEERVKDKSIPRAHKDPENSDMSEDEAANRRFGKLYQELDTEKEEVTNAFNGFSQDAATPSFFADFDKMSTAGSPVESAATEGVEPDQIPPAEETSPCETAPSESVKTPEERKESPVDEVSASADVTQSPQEETLEKMPIPSVVIEPASSNEGDDDRDADIISPTAVSDNGVTPEHQVVKDVPSSGSLPDGFMYKVETMHDFEAANSDELELKRGDVVLVVPTVSAEDQDAGWLTGIKESDWLTLGIGAQSGLFPDNFVQRLE
- the amph gene encoding amphiphysin isoform X3 → MADIKTGIFAKNVQKRLNRAQEKVLQKLGKADETKDEQFEQIVINFKRQEFEGSRLQREMKAYMTAIKGMQQASINLTESLHEVYEPDWHGKDDVMIIGKDCDALWEDFHNKLVDSTLLNLDGYLLQFPDLKNRVAKRSRKLIDYDSARHHLETLQASGIRNDRKMMKAEDELKKAQKVFDELNVGLQDELPTLWDSRVGFYITTFKSVTSLEARFHREISLLCKQLYEVMTKLSEQHSDKMFTIQGAPSDSGPLRLARTPSPPDDETPPESPDASSNHMLRPVSPGPPRPKSPSQLKKGPPVPPPPKVTPTKEVAQEQIIDLFGGEFLPAPSPSQPNERPGESLLDLDFDAFQPDESVSPIPQTALPWDVWSGNAQPAQPPDSGSPGTVGVEEGAPSFNPSFPAFPEQATDAGFVADWSADFGSAPENGDTASTAPEAPATGQEVAEAWPPTDGGEQVGDTAMPPQPQDSETATPAANEVSSSDPNSQTNPNLHFGDKAIQRVEEQQPPEAESEDGEVWTGQADSGRDEPGWENRRKSTPGLIFTNEYGEQIEDMTEGGRDRWSRSPEGSASEYETCEEWADGGQGGGWASADDELASEKNQHMTATEPAQGGFVDLASNDAQFDAFAACWPDPAGKDAPEQRSSTDNSNLSASAHQGSPGQESAIAFTSNTLTESLSGFAESSEGGGLNMDIHEGGGFDKDPFAESEGAVEESVFTSDPFAETQEVVGFNLDPFEEKQLGDTGGGFKSDPFGEASEDGGFVVSFTTDPFAQTPAAEGTGWGDNLFVNSFPAASSETGDASNAGSWQEVSDSSGFFSTVSQEDFASFSGAEPEERVKDKSIPRAHKDPENSDMSEDEAANRRFGKLYQELDTEKEEVTNAFNGFSQDAATPSFFADFDKMNEASAEAPKTAESSEEPAAPPVGEAAEREEKPASTAGSPVESAATEGVEPDQIPPAEETSPCETAPSESVKTPEERKESPVDEVSEKMPIPSVVIEPASSNEGDDDRDADIISPTAVSDNGVTPEHQVVKDVPSSGSLPDGFMYKVETMHDFEAANSDELELKRGDVVLVVPTVSAEDQDAGWLTGIKESDWLTLGIGAQSGLFPDNFVQRLE